In Thermovirga sp., a genomic segment contains:
- a CDS encoding ABC transporter substrate-binding protein, protein MIQGQKAPEAPAPEPAAEAPAPEPAEEPEEEQAAVESGVIYVGVYLPLTGQNAFGGQLELDGVKMAHEEKPEVLGRKVELSIVDNKSDKVESANAVKRLIERDNVIAVIGSYGSSLAMAGGEVAESAGIPMVGTSCTNPLVTEGKKYIFRVCFIDPLQGAGAATYAYKVIGARKAALLTDVANDYAVGLAGFFERSFLKLEGEIVAKLNYNSGDQDFTAQLTEIISKEPDIMFIPAYFAEGAIIMKQAQELGVEFQIMGGDAMDNPKIVEIGGDAVEGFVHTTFPYDPSMEDMNPVARRFTDNWLAKRSDDPNVNAALGYDSYMILADAIERAGSTDPEAVTAALAATRDFEGVTGLTTINETHDAEKPIGIVQIKDGKKQYIATITPEL, encoded by the coding sequence ATCCAGGGCCAGAAGGCCCCCGAGGCTCCAGCCCCTGAGCCCGCCGCGGAAGCGCCCGCACCCGAGCCGGCGGAAGAGCCGGAAGAGGAGCAAGCGGCAGTCGAGAGCGGAGTTATCTATGTAGGAGTCTACCTCCCCCTGACCGGGCAAAACGCCTTCGGCGGCCAACTGGAACTCGACGGCGTCAAGATGGCCCACGAGGAGAAACCCGAAGTCCTCGGCAGGAAGGTGGAGCTCAGCATCGTGGATAACAAGTCCGACAAGGTGGAGTCCGCCAATGCCGTGAAGCGACTCATCGAGAGGGATAACGTCATCGCCGTCATCGGCTCCTACGGTTCCTCCCTGGCGATGGCAGGCGGTGAAGTGGCTGAAAGCGCCGGCATCCCGATGGTCGGAACCTCCTGCACTAACCCACTCGTCACCGAGGGTAAAAAGTACATCTTCCGTGTCTGCTTCATCGATCCCCTCCAGGGCGCCGGAGCCGCTACTTATGCCTACAAGGTTATCGGGGCCAGGAAAGCGGCCCTGCTGACCGACGTGGCCAACGACTACGCTGTGGGCCTCGCGGGCTTCTTTGAGAGGTCCTTCCTCAAACTCGAGGGAGAGATCGTCGCCAAGTTGAATTACAACTCGGGCGACCAGGACTTCACCGCCCAATTGACCGAGATCATCAGCAAGGAACCCGACATCATGTTCATTCCAGCCTACTTTGCGGAGGGCGCCATTATCATGAAGCAGGCCCAGGAACTCGGCGTGGAGTTCCAGATCATGGGCGGGGATGCCATGGACAACCCGAAGATCGTCGAGATTGGCGGCGACGCTGTCGAGGGGTTCGTCCATACGACCTTCCCCTATGATCCCTCGATGGAGGATATGAACCCCGTCGCCAGGCGTTTCACCGATAATTGGCTGGCCAAGCGTTCCGATGATCCGAACGTCAACGCCGCCCTGGGCTATGACTCCTATATGATCCTCGCCGACGCCATCGAAAGGGCCGGCAGCACCGACCCTGAAGCCGTCACTGCAGCACTGGCGGCGACCAGGGATTTCGAGGGCGTGACCGGGCTCACCACCATCAATGAGACCCACGATGCCGAGAAACCAATCGGCATCGTGCAGATCAAGGATGGCAAAAAGCAGTACATAGCAACGATCACTCCCGAACTGTAG
- a CDS encoding branched-chain amino acid ABC transporter permease yields the protein MSLAMFVQHLLNGLTLGSLYALIAIGYTMVYGILRLINFAHGEIFMLGAYFVFWGVTLFRLPWFIAVIGAIVVTSFSGIIVDRVAYKPLRDAPRISALISAIGVSFFLQNFAIVVFSAIPREVQRPSWLVKVIIVGKIRILPLTLVVPVLSFLLMMGLLYVVYKTKPGLGMRAISRDIETSRLMGVPVNRIIALTFGMGSALAAASGIMWALRYPQLQPVMGVIPGFKAFIAAVFGGIGSIQGAVIGGLTLGLMEIMIVAFMPSLAGFRDAFAFILLIIILLIMPTGLMGEKLEDKV from the coding sequence ATGAGCCTGGCTATGTTCGTTCAGCACCTTTTAAATGGACTCACCCTGGGAAGCCTCTATGCGCTTATTGCCATAGGTTACACCATGGTTTACGGCATCCTGAGGCTGATCAACTTCGCCCATGGCGAGATCTTCATGTTGGGCGCCTACTTCGTTTTCTGGGGGGTAACCCTCTTCCGCCTTCCCTGGTTTATCGCCGTCATTGGAGCCATCGTGGTGACCTCCTTTTCCGGCATCATCGTTGACAGGGTGGCCTATAAACCCTTGAGAGACGCCCCCAGGATTTCAGCCCTGATAAGCGCTATCGGGGTTTCCTTTTTTCTGCAGAACTTCGCCATCGTGGTTTTCTCCGCAATACCGAGGGAAGTGCAGCGACCATCGTGGCTTGTCAAGGTGATAATCGTCGGTAAGATCAGGATCCTTCCACTGACCCTGGTCGTCCCGGTGTTGTCCTTCCTTTTGATGATGGGACTACTTTATGTTGTGTACAAGACCAAGCCCGGGCTAGGCATGAGGGCTATCTCCAGGGATATCGAGACGAGCCGCCTCATGGGAGTGCCGGTGAACAGGATAATAGCTCTCACCTTCGGAATGGGTTCCGCCCTGGCGGCCGCTTCGGGGATAATGTGGGCCCTCAGGTACCCTCAACTTCAACCGGTGATGGGCGTCATACCCGGTTTTAAAGCCTTCATAGCGGCGGTTTTCGGGGGCATAGGCTCCATACAGGGAGCAGTCATAGGAGGACTGACCCTCGGTTTGATGGAAATAATGATCGTGGCCTTTATGCCTTCCCTGGCTGGTTTCAGAGACGCCTTCGCCTTCATTCTTCTGATCATCATCCTTCTCATCATGCCTACGGGACTTATGGGTGAGAAGCTGGAGGATAAAGTGTAA
- a CDS encoding branched-chain amino acid ABC transporter permease, translating into MKRKRNYTLNGIAVLLLVGGLFWAKGNLDGYKIQIMNLIAVYIILALSLNLIYGFTGLFSLGHAGFMAIGAYTCSLLILPATYKQTMFLLQAPMWPFSVMHAPFFAAVIIAGLVAAFFGFLIGLPVLKLGGDYLGIATLGFAEIIRVLANNMPRVTNGALGLKGIPSYSNLWWNYGWCLLTLFVIIRLVRSNFGNALKAIRDDEVAARAMGINTFRYRLTSFTIGAFFAGVGGALLASLLTTIDPRMFIFTLTFNVLMIVVTGGLGSITGTVLAGIVITVLLEWLRFVENPISFAGMTVPGIPGMRMVVFSLALLFIILFRHQGIMGRREFSWNWLFNLLGRRGEA; encoded by the coding sequence CTGAAACGGAAACGAAATTACACCCTCAATGGGATCGCGGTTCTTCTGCTGGTTGGCGGCCTTTTCTGGGCCAAGGGCAACCTTGACGGTTACAAGATCCAGATAATGAACCTTATAGCGGTCTACATCATTCTTGCCTTGAGCCTGAACCTCATCTACGGATTCACCGGGCTCTTCTCGCTGGGACACGCCGGTTTCATGGCCATTGGTGCCTACACCTGTTCTCTCCTTATCCTGCCCGCCACGTACAAGCAGACCATGTTCCTCCTCCAGGCCCCCATGTGGCCCTTTTCGGTGATGCACGCGCCCTTTTTCGCCGCCGTCATCATCGCCGGCCTGGTGGCGGCCTTTTTCGGGTTCCTGATTGGTCTGCCCGTCCTCAAACTGGGCGGGGACTATCTCGGGATAGCTACCCTGGGTTTTGCCGAGATCATAAGGGTCCTGGCCAACAATATGCCCCGCGTCACCAACGGTGCCCTGGGCCTGAAGGGCATACCTTCCTATTCCAACCTGTGGTGGAACTATGGCTGGTGCCTCCTGACGCTCTTCGTGATAATACGCCTGGTGCGGAGCAACTTCGGCAACGCCCTTAAGGCGATCAGGGACGACGAGGTGGCGGCCCGGGCCATGGGGATAAACACCTTCCGGTACCGACTGACCTCCTTCACGATAGGCGCCTTCTTCGCCGGGGTTGGAGGGGCGTTGCTGGCGAGCCTTCTCACGACCATTGACCCCAGGATGTTCATCTTTACGCTGACCTTCAACGTGCTGATGATCGTGGTGACCGGTGGACTTGGCTCCATCACCGGCACGGTCCTGGCTGGCATAGTGATCACCGTCCTGCTCGAATGGCTTCGATTCGTAGAGAACCCGATCTCCTTCGCGGGCATGACGGTCCCGGGAATTCCGGGCATGCGCATGGTGGTGTTCTCCCTGGCCCTCCTGTTCATCATTCTTTTCAGGCACCAGGG